From one Triticum urartu cultivar G1812 chromosome 3, Tu2.1, whole genome shotgun sequence genomic stretch:
- the LOC125543736 gene encoding hydroxymethylglutaryl-CoA lyase, mitochondrial-like isoform X2, with protein sequence MLASRVWSRSAPQSSRALASAAASAARSLLLRSGMQLSRAPPGLAERPCARIAEADAPPLCSSSGHSRGEHACRRRTYQRHPVSNRATPVGGNRHVLYASYLSQNQQNYRSFSASSDQERIEAANRIIHGLPRCVKIVEVGPRDGLQNEKNTVPTPVKIELIKRLATSGLSVVEATSFVSPKWVPQLADARDVMEVVRNITGVSFPVLTPNLKGFEAAAAAGAKEVAIFASASEAFSKSNINCSIKESLVRYNDVALAAKKREIPVRGYVSCVVGCPVEGSVPPSNVAYVAKELYDMGCYEVSLGDTIGVGTPGTVVPMLEAVMSVVPVEKLAVHFHDTYGQSLSNILVSLQMGISVVDSSVAGLGGCPYAKGASGNVATEDVVYMLNGLGIKTGVDLSKVISAGEFICKHLGRQSGSKAATALSKVTASVSKL encoded by the exons ATGCTGGCGTCCAGGGTCTGGTCTAGGTCCGCACCGCAGTCCTCGCGCGCTTTGGCTTCCGCAGCGGCCTCGGCGGCGAGGTCCCTTCTACTGAGGTCCGGCATGCAGCTCTCCCGGGCTCCTCCCGGTCTCGCAGAGCGGCCCTGCGCCCGGATAGCTGAGGCTGATGCGCCGCCGCTGTGCTCTTCTTCAGGCCATTCACG AGGAGAACATGCCTGCAGAAGACGCACATATCAAAGACATCCAGTGTCTAATCGAGCCACGCCTGTCGGAGGGAACCGTCATGTTCTTTATGCAAGTTATCTTTCACAGAACCAACAGAACTACAGATCTTTTTCGGCTTCGTCCGACCAAGAGAGGATAGAAGCTGCAAACAGG ATAATACATGGTCTGCCAAGGTGTGTGAAAATTGTAGAAGTTGGGCCTCGAGATGGACTGCAGAACGAAAAAAATACAGTGCCAACACCTGTAAAGATTGAGCTCATAAAGAGATTGGCAACCTCTGGATTATCAGTTGTTGAGGCAACAAGTTTTGTCTCCCCAAAATGGGTGCCACAG CTAGCTGATGCGAGGGATGTTATGGAAGTGGTTCGGAATATTACGGGTGTAAGCTTTCCTGTATTGACCCCAAACCTCAAG GGATTTGAAGCAGCAGCTGCAGCAGGTGCCAAAGAAGTTGCAATATTTGCGTCAGCTTCTGAAGCATTTTCAAAGTCAAACATAAACTGTTCAATTAAAGAGAGCCTTGTTCGCTATAATGATGTTGCTCTTGCAGCAAAAAAGCGAGAAATTCCTGTACGAGg GTATGTTTCTTGTGTGGTTGGATGCCCAGTAGAAGGATCAGTACCACCTTCAAATGTAGCTTATGTTGCCAAAGAGCTTTATGACATGGGCTGCTACGAGGTTTCGCTTGGTGATACGATTGGAGTAGGTACCCCAG GCACAGTTGTACCAATGCTTGAGGCAGTTATGTCCGTCGTTCCCGTGGAAAAGCTTGCTGTCCATTTCCACGACACCTACGGGCAGTCTCTTTCAAACATCCTCGTCTCTCTCCAG ATGGGTATTAGTGTCGTGGACTCCTCCGTTGCGGGCCTTGGTGGCTGCCCATATGCAAAGGGCGCATCAGGGAATGTTGCTACCGAGGACGTAGTGTACATGCTGAATGGGTTGGGGATCAAGACAGGCGTCGATCTAAGCAAGGTGATCTCAGCCGGCGAGTTCATCTGCAAGCATCTGGGGCGCCAGTCTGGGTCCAAGGCAGCTACTGCCTTGAGCAAGGTTACCGCGAGCGTCTCAAAGCTATGA
- the LOC125543736 gene encoding hydroxymethylglutaryl-CoA lyase, mitochondrial-like isoform X1 → MLASRVWSRSAPQSSRALASAAASAARSLLLRSGMQLSRAPPGLAERPCARIAEADAPPLCSSSGHSRGEHACRRRTYQRHPVSNRATPVGGNRHVLYASYLSQNQQNYRSFSASSDQERIEAANRFQIIHGLPRCVKIVEVGPRDGLQNEKNTVPTPVKIELIKRLATSGLSVVEATSFVSPKWVPQLADARDVMEVVRNITGVSFPVLTPNLKGFEAAAAAGAKEVAIFASASEAFSKSNINCSIKESLVRYNDVALAAKKREIPVRGYVSCVVGCPVEGSVPPSNVAYVAKELYDMGCYEVSLGDTIGVGTPGTVVPMLEAVMSVVPVEKLAVHFHDTYGQSLSNILVSLQMGISVVDSSVAGLGGCPYAKGASGNVATEDVVYMLNGLGIKTGVDLSKVISAGEFICKHLGRQSGSKAATALSKVTASVSKL, encoded by the exons ATGCTGGCGTCCAGGGTCTGGTCTAGGTCCGCACCGCAGTCCTCGCGCGCTTTGGCTTCCGCAGCGGCCTCGGCGGCGAGGTCCCTTCTACTGAGGTCCGGCATGCAGCTCTCCCGGGCTCCTCCCGGTCTCGCAGAGCGGCCCTGCGCCCGGATAGCTGAGGCTGATGCGCCGCCGCTGTGCTCTTCTTCAGGCCATTCACG AGGAGAACATGCCTGCAGAAGACGCACATATCAAAGACATCCAGTGTCTAATCGAGCCACGCCTGTCGGAGGGAACCGTCATGTTCTTTATGCAAGTTATCTTTCACAGAACCAACAGAACTACAGATCTTTTTCGGCTTCGTCCGACCAAGAGAGGATAGAAGCTGCAAACAGG TTCCAGATAATACATGGTCTGCCAAGGTGTGTGAAAATTGTAGAAGTTGGGCCTCGAGATGGACTGCAGAACGAAAAAAATACAGTGCCAACACCTGTAAAGATTGAGCTCATAAAGAGATTGGCAACCTCTGGATTATCAGTTGTTGAGGCAACAAGTTTTGTCTCCCCAAAATGGGTGCCACAG CTAGCTGATGCGAGGGATGTTATGGAAGTGGTTCGGAATATTACGGGTGTAAGCTTTCCTGTATTGACCCCAAACCTCAAG GGATTTGAAGCAGCAGCTGCAGCAGGTGCCAAAGAAGTTGCAATATTTGCGTCAGCTTCTGAAGCATTTTCAAAGTCAAACATAAACTGTTCAATTAAAGAGAGCCTTGTTCGCTATAATGATGTTGCTCTTGCAGCAAAAAAGCGAGAAATTCCTGTACGAGg GTATGTTTCTTGTGTGGTTGGATGCCCAGTAGAAGGATCAGTACCACCTTCAAATGTAGCTTATGTTGCCAAAGAGCTTTATGACATGGGCTGCTACGAGGTTTCGCTTGGTGATACGATTGGAGTAGGTACCCCAG GCACAGTTGTACCAATGCTTGAGGCAGTTATGTCCGTCGTTCCCGTGGAAAAGCTTGCTGTCCATTTCCACGACACCTACGGGCAGTCTCTTTCAAACATCCTCGTCTCTCTCCAG ATGGGTATTAGTGTCGTGGACTCCTCCGTTGCGGGCCTTGGTGGCTGCCCATATGCAAAGGGCGCATCAGGGAATGTTGCTACCGAGGACGTAGTGTACATGCTGAATGGGTTGGGGATCAAGACAGGCGTCGATCTAAGCAAGGTGATCTCAGCCGGCGAGTTCATCTGCAAGCATCTGGGGCGCCAGTCTGGGTCCAAGGCAGCTACTGCCTTGAGCAAGGTTACCGCGAGCGTCTCAAAGCTATGA
- the LOC125543736 gene encoding hydroxymethylglutaryl-CoA lyase, mitochondrial-like isoform X3, with the protein MLASRVWSRSAPQSSRALASAAASAARSLLLRSGMQLSRAPPGLAERPCARIAEADAPPLCSSSGHSRGEHACRRRTYQRHPVSNRATPVGGNRHVLYASYLSQNQQNYRSFSASSDQERIEAANRFQIIHGLPRCVKIVEVGPRDGLQNEKNTVPTPVKIELIKRLATSGLSVVEATSFVSPKWVPQLADARDVMEVVRNITGVSFPVLTPNLKGFEAAAAAGAKEVAIFASASEAFSKSNINCSIKESLVRYNDVALAAKKREIPVRGYVSCVVGCPVEGSVPPSNVAYVAKELYDMGCYEVSLGDTIGAQLYQCLRQLCPSFPWKSLLSISTTPTGSLFQTSSSLSRWVLVSWTPPLRALVAAHMQRAHQGMLLPRT; encoded by the exons ATGCTGGCGTCCAGGGTCTGGTCTAGGTCCGCACCGCAGTCCTCGCGCGCTTTGGCTTCCGCAGCGGCCTCGGCGGCGAGGTCCCTTCTACTGAGGTCCGGCATGCAGCTCTCCCGGGCTCCTCCCGGTCTCGCAGAGCGGCCCTGCGCCCGGATAGCTGAGGCTGATGCGCCGCCGCTGTGCTCTTCTTCAGGCCATTCACG AGGAGAACATGCCTGCAGAAGACGCACATATCAAAGACATCCAGTGTCTAATCGAGCCACGCCTGTCGGAGGGAACCGTCATGTTCTTTATGCAAGTTATCTTTCACAGAACCAACAGAACTACAGATCTTTTTCGGCTTCGTCCGACCAAGAGAGGATAGAAGCTGCAAACAGG TTCCAGATAATACATGGTCTGCCAAGGTGTGTGAAAATTGTAGAAGTTGGGCCTCGAGATGGACTGCAGAACGAAAAAAATACAGTGCCAACACCTGTAAAGATTGAGCTCATAAAGAGATTGGCAACCTCTGGATTATCAGTTGTTGAGGCAACAAGTTTTGTCTCCCCAAAATGGGTGCCACAG CTAGCTGATGCGAGGGATGTTATGGAAGTGGTTCGGAATATTACGGGTGTAAGCTTTCCTGTATTGACCCCAAACCTCAAG GGATTTGAAGCAGCAGCTGCAGCAGGTGCCAAAGAAGTTGCAATATTTGCGTCAGCTTCTGAAGCATTTTCAAAGTCAAACATAAACTGTTCAATTAAAGAGAGCCTTGTTCGCTATAATGATGTTGCTCTTGCAGCAAAAAAGCGAGAAATTCCTGTACGAGg GTATGTTTCTTGTGTGGTTGGATGCCCAGTAGAAGGATCAGTACCACCTTCAAATGTAGCTTATGTTGCCAAAGAGCTTTATGACATGGGCTGCTACGAGGTTTCGCTTGGTGATACGATTGGA GCACAGTTGTACCAATGCTTGAGGCAGTTATGTCCGTCGTTCCCGTGGAAAAGCTTGCTGTCCATTTCCACGACACCTACGGGCAGTCTCTTTCAAACATCCTCGTCTCTCTCCAG ATGGGTATTAGTGTCGTGGACTCCTCCGTTGCGGGCCTTGGTGGCTGCCCATATGCAAAGGGCGCATCAGGGAATGTTGCTACCGAGGACGTAG